The window GGCCGCTGTCGAGCAGCAATGGCTTGCTCGACCTGGTGTCGGTGAACACATTGCACCTGGCGTGCCTGGTGCTGGCGGTGTTCGGGGGCACAGTGGCCGCCTGGCGGCTCTACAAGGCAAGCCGGCAGCGGCCGTGATGCCTCCGTCGCCCCCGGTTCATCACGTCACCAGTGATAGGTCAAGGCCGTGAACAAGACGGTATTGCTGCGGGTGTCCACCAGCGGGCTGTCGAGCGCACTACCCACCAGGCGCGAGGCGGTGATGCCGCTACCGAGCGCGTACTTGGTGCTCAGCCCCACATTCCAGCGCAGCGACAGGGAGATATCCTTGACCCCGGCCCCGGCCCGGTACGCCGGCTTGCCGCTGCGCGCTGCCTGCTCTGGCGAAATCCCGAAATACGACTGCATATAGCCGCGGTTGACCACGTTCATCCCCACGCCGGCGTTGAGCGTCTGGTGCGTCGTCAGGCGCATGCCGTAGCTGCCGCCGAGATTGAGGCGTACGCCGCGGTGGTCGTCGCCGCCCCCGTACATCACGCTGGAATGAAACGCGATATTGTGCGCCAGCTGGTAATAGGCGAACGCGCCCGCCTCGATCCCCAGGATGGACTTGTGTTGCCTGTCATCGGCCCGGCGCGAGCGCGAGCCATAGGAGAGCAGGGGACCGTACTTGAACATGGGATCTTCCGACAGCTGCATGCCGACTTCGCCCGGCCGGGCAAAGATGCCGTTGCTCCACTGCGCCGAGATGCTTGGGAGCACGACCGTTTTCATCCCGCTGCGGCCCTCGCTCACCGGCACCAGCGCGGCGATCAGGATCAGGTCGACATCGGTGGTTCCTTCCGGCATGCCGGTGGTCGGCGACTGCGCCGCCGCCGGCAGGCAGCAAGCGGCGAGGGTCGCGAACGTGGCGAAGGAGGCAAAGCTGGCGCAGGCGCGCGCCCGGGTTGGGAGGGTCATGGTTTCCTGTGGAAGTGCGTTGGTCAGATGTAGCCGAGTTCGAGGCCGCGCAGCACCGCGCGCACGCGGTCGCGCACGGCCAGTTTGGCAAGGATGTTCGATACGTGATTCTTGATGGTGCCTTCGCTCGGCCCGAGCGCGGCACCGATTTCGCTATTGTTCAAGCCGGCCGCCATCAGCGCCAGGATTTCCGTCTCGCGCGCGGTCAGGCGCGCGCCGCCCTCGGCCGGGATGCGCGTCCCGCCGGCCTGTTCGTAGGCGGCGCGGGTGCGTTCGGTCAGCCCCGGGCGGAACAGGGTGGCGCCGGCGGCGACGCTGCGGATGCCCTCGGCCAGGCGTTCGAGCGAGATATCCTTGAGCAAAAAGCCGCGCGCGCCGGCGCGCATGCCGTCGAACAGCGCCTCGTCATCGTCGAAGGTGGTCAGGAGGATGGTCGGCGGCAGCAAACCCTGCTGCCTGCGCAGCAGCTCGATGCCGGAACACAGCGGCATGCGCACGTCCAGCAGCAGCACCTGCGCTTGCGCCTGGGCGATCACGGCCACGGCCTCGTCGCCACTGGCCGCTTCGGCCACCACGCGGATGTCGTCGGTCAGGTCGAGCAGGCCGCGGATGCCGCTGCGCACCAGCATCTGGTCGTCCACCAGCACCACGCGGATCACGCTCCCGCTCCCGATGCCGGCAGGCGGATGCCGAGCGCGTAGCCCTGGCGCGGGCCGTTGGCGGCGTGCAGGCTGCCGCCCAGCTGGGCCAGGCGTTCGCGCATGCCGCGCAAGCCATTGCCTTCGGCCGCGCCGCCGCTGCCACGGCCATCGTCGGCGATGTCGAGCACCAGGTCGCCGCCGGCGTCGCGCCGCAAGGCCACCGTCATGCCGGCCGCGCCGGCGTGGCGGATGGCGTTGCTGACCGCTTCCTGCACCGCGCAAAACACCGCATGCGCGACCGCCGCCGAATCGATGCCGAGCCGCTCGCCGATGCACAGCTCGATGCGCGGCGCGGGAATGCCGGCGCACAGGGTTTCCAGCGCCAGGCGCATATCGATATCGCATCCGCCGCGTTCGCTGCTGACCAGCAGGCGCACGTCGGCCAGCAGGGTGGCGGCGAGGCTGCTGGCCGTGGCCAGCGAGGCCGGGGCCGCGTCGCCGGCCTGGCGCTTGGCCAGGTCCAGGTGCAGCTTGAGCGCGGTCAGGTGATGGCCGGCCATATCGTGCAGGTCGCGCGCCAGGCGCATGCGTTCGCTGGCGCGCACCGCTTCGCCCAGCAGGGCCTGGGTCGCCTGCAGTTCCGCGTGCGCGGCGGCCAACGCCAGGCGCGCGCGCCGTTCGCCCAGGGCCACGTGCACCACCGCCGTGACGATGGCCATGATCACCGCCTCGCCCGCCGCGACCATG of the Massilia violaceinigra genome contains:
- a CDS encoding MipA/OmpV family protein, encoding MTLPTRARACASFASFATFATLAACCLPAAAQSPTTGMPEGTTDVDLILIAALVPVSEGRSGMKTVVLPSISAQWSNGIFARPGEVGMQLSEDPMFKYGPLLSYGSRSRRADDRQHKSILGIEAGAFAYYQLAHNIAFHSSVMYGGGDDHRGVRLNLGGSYGMRLTTHQTLNAGVGMNVVNRGYMQSYFGISPEQAARSGKPAYRAGAGVKDISLSLRWNVGLSTKYALGSGITASRLVGSALDSPLVDTRSNTVLFTALTYHW
- a CDS encoding response regulator, which translates into the protein MIRVVLVDDQMLVRSGIRGLLDLTDDIRVVAEAASGDEAVAVIAQAQAQVLLLDVRMPLCSGIELLRRQQGLLPPTILLTTFDDDEALFDGMRAGARGFLLKDISLERLAEGIRSVAAGATLFRPGLTERTRAAYEQAGGTRIPAEGGARLTARETEILALMAAGLNNSEIGAALGPSEGTIKNHVSNILAKLAVRDRVRAVLRGLELGYI
- a CDS encoding sensor histidine kinase, encoding MMTSRFDKLFPRAVWPLACLLVTGPGCALLWSYQVDFDGLRSAAGRMASIVANHFTTPPSAVSAGTDRKELTALLLRLLRTGCAVGFAALAWLRASGPAWPAVLRSPAALGLQLALAVVGDMGLIYVFTAQLGTLPLRSALRWLAAAPLFSSGATLLVIADLPMPDERFIMACMVAAGEAVIMAIVTAVVHVALGERRARLALAAAHAELQATQALLGEAVRASERMRLARDLHDMAGHHLTALKLHLDLAKRQAGDAAPASLATASSLAATLLADVRLLVSSERGGCDIDMRLALETLCAGIPAPRIELCIGERLGIDSAAVAHAVFCAVQEAVSNAIRHAGAAGMTVALRRDAGGDLVLDIADDGRGSGGAAEGNGLRGMRERLAQLGGSLHAANGPRQGYALGIRLPASGAGA